One window of Candidatus Latescibacter sp. genomic DNA carries:
- a CDS encoding addiction module protein: MNPTIAANGNDKTVSSIFDLSPSEKLQLVEDLWDDLAATQEAIPVHNRQKEELARRKANLMKSPASGLMWEEVKRRVRNR, encoded by the coding sequence TTGAATCCAACAATTGCCGCTAACGGGAACGATAAAACCGTTTCATCAATCTTTGACCTGAGTCCCTCGGAAAAGCTTCAACTCGTGGAAGATTTGTGGGATGATCTTGCGGCCACCCAGGAAGCGATACCGGTCCATAACCGGCAAAAAGAAGAGCTGGCCCGAAGGAAGGCCAACCTGATGAAAAGTCCGGCTTCCGGACTCATGTGGGAAGAAGTCAAAAGAAGGGTCCGAAACCGATAG